A segment of the Hemicordylus capensis ecotype Gifberg chromosome 6, rHemCap1.1.pri, whole genome shotgun sequence genome:
gactcTCAGGCTTCTAACACAGAAGCTCAGATCAGGTACCAGAAACCTTCTGAGGTTCCATCATTTTTAGAatggctaatttttttttttaatgactttggAATTTGCTGAGGTTACTTACTCAGAATCTTGAGAATTTCTGCTTTCTTTAGTTAAACACAAGAGGCAGGATACTAGTCCTCATGGTTATGTGCAAAAGCCATGGATACACTGGGAGGGTACGAGCCGtacctgggatgttctgcatgccaagcagatgctctgccactgagctacggacccACCCCCTACAAAGGATCATGCCCTATGTGGATGTCTGTGGATTCCTTCAGCCTGCACAGCAACCCACAGTGCCCCTTCATTGTCATCCCTGCAGCCCTACACATCCCTGGTCCTTGAGAGGCCTCCCCTGTACCATCCACGGCCACATTACCAACCTTGCTCTGGGACggagcctcctcttcctcctcgccGTAGTACACCTCATAAGCCAGCACGGAAGCAATAAGAGGGGCGCAGGCCAGCTGGCGGGACGGGGGCTCCCAGCAATGGAAAGCCTGAGGGAGGCGGGAGAGGACACAGCCGTGAGCCCAGACCGAGTACACGGCACAGGTCCTGGacaggtggggagtggggagggcaggcttCTACCtccatgagtagctgcagcgcctCCTGCTGGTGGGCCCCGTGCTTCCGGCAGGCCCCCAGGAGTGCTGTGATCACCCCCGAGTGCTCGAGAGCCAGGATCTCTTCCAGGCCTGGGCTCAGCTCCTCAAACAGCTTTCCCAACTGGAAGAGAGAGGTGGAGGGAAAAGATGGAAGCACCGTCAACGCAGAGTGGAATTTCCCTCCTCCTTTCAGCCTGCTCTTCTTCACTAGCTTTTATTGGGCCAATCGTCACAACaacttcagttgggggggggtgtcaataTATTATGCCAGTTTCACAGAGGGAAAATCGAGGCCAAGGGGTTATCACtcgtgggggaaacacagcaatttcagcttttcaacaaatgcaGTTACTGAGGCCTGCAAACAAATCTAGGAGCAAACTTAGATTTAAACTAGGAGGAGGACAGAAAAAAAAGAGTACCGGCTCCATATGGAAATTGCCACTCTATATAATGTTCATGGGCCTGCAATCATCAGGTCTCCACCCTTTTAGCCACTTAGAACCAGAACGTGTGCTAAAGCTGCAGTGAGGAGGCCCCCTGACGTCACTCTCAGCCTCACCTGGACACGTAGAATAAGCCATTTCCTTGAGGCCACCAGTGGAGGACAAAAGGAAAGGTCTGCAGAGAGAaggagtcccctgctaactgggcaaagaggcaccttttaacatgatggttctctttatttagcagggggagagcaactgaccctctccacccccagcacagcatccaacagtgactgttgctggtgtctgtctgatgtttctttttagattgtgagccctttggggacagggatccagcttatctacttattacttctctgtgtaaaccactcggagccatttttggaagggcagtatagaaattgaatcaatcaatcaatcaatcaatcaatcaagggtcAGGGCTGCCAGAGCCATGAGGAAGACTGCTTTCTGCAGGACGATCATGGCACAATTCTGAGCAGGCTGCAGGTGGGAGCCACCATGGGAGAGCCAAACCAGACAGGCCCTCACTTACCAAACCGGGTGGGCCCTCACTTACCAGCTTGCAGGAGGCCGCCTGGATGAGCCGCTGCAAGGTGAAGTTGGCCACTCCGTGGGACGCCAGCACCTGCAGCTGCCCCTTCACGTGGTCCTTGTAGAAGGAGCGCAAGGCCTTGGGGTCCGACACTTCCAGAACCTTGTCCAGCACCCGGCTGCAAGTAGCGTCCTTCAGGAACACCAGGAGGACACTGAGGGCAAAGAAGAGTCTGGTGAGAGGAGACCCTGCAGTAACATGGCTGCCCCCTCTCCATATGCACACTCCTCCCAGACACTCTCAAAGCCCGCCTCCTAGGCCCCAGAAGCAAAAGGCAATCAAAGCACCCACAGCCAATAAGGGGAGCTGTAGGAAGCTgctatgtactgagtcagacccctggtctacctagctcagtattgtcttcacagagactggcttctccaaggttgcaggcaggattctctctcagccctaccttgaagatgccaccatggagggaacttggaacctagatgctcttcccagagtggctccatcccttaagaggaatatcttgtggtgctcacacatcaagtctccccttcatatgcaaccaaggcagaccctgcttagctaaggggacaagtcctgcttgccaccaccagaccaggtGGGAATTAGGATGCTGAAAGTCAGCCAATCGTACTCGCTCCTACTCTGGTCAATTCAAAACACACTTTCCCCTGCTTCTCTACCGTCAGAATAGAAAGAGAAAAACAGGAGGCAGAAACACCCTATacttcttttctctttccttttaaaatgtagtCCCTGCAAGCAGCACGAATGCTGCCAGCATGTTAGAAGGCCAGCCCCAAAGCGGCCTTCTGCTCCCATCGGGAGCCGCAATGCCTCAAATTcaactggccctgccccctaGAGAAGAGGCGGAGCAACCAAACCCAGCCTGCCCCACCACCCCAGAGAAGACCAATCGCAGCACCTCCAAGCCGCCTCCCACCCTTCCCACAGCCACGCCCCACAGCCAACTCACCTTTGGCCAGCAGACGGGTTGCAGGAGCTCAAGTATGCAACCACAGAGCGGCACAACTGGGAACAGGCTTCCGGCAGCTTCCGGTGCAAGACCTCCAGCGCCACTTGGAGGCAGAGGCTGAAGAACTTGTTGGAAATGAACTCTGAACAGGGGAGAATGAGAAGGGAGGCCATGTGGCCGGCTGCGTTTGAAGACAGGCCTCGAGATGCATCACCTGTCTGCCCCCAGCTTAGATCCAGGATTTGAAACCAAGTTTTTCAGCCATACCCCTTACTTAATAGAGGAGCATCCCAATTAATTATTTGCAGCATCCCCAAATTGCATGGTCAGGCTTTGCTCtaaggcagtgatcttcactgaaAGTCCTGGGGGTCACCGGCAGCACCCATCAACCCTCAGTGCGGCTTCCTGACCATTGTTTATTAGTCCGGTGTGAAGCTCTGGACAACGCTGCACACTCTACACAGTCCGCCTGGCACCATGCTGAGAAGGCCTTTCTCACcgtgcagtgctgcattttgcccagCATCGGGGGAGGGAGCTACTTTAAGGGAAACagtcctcttgagcccctgtaccatcttggaaAATGTGCACAGAATTCTGGGACTGAaactaaaactgctaatattatcatgcccttatacaaaacgatggtgcagccacacttggagtactgcatacaattctggtcaccacagctaaaaaaggacattgtcgaactgggaaaggtgcagaagagggcaaccaagatgatcaagggcctagagcacctttcttatgaggcaaggctacaacacctggggctttttagtttagaaaaaagacaactgcagggagacatgatagaggtctctaaaatcatgcacggtgtggaaaaagtggataaattcttctccctctcacataacactagaaccaggggtcatcccatgaaattgattgccaggaaatatctaggaccaacaaacggaagtactttttcacacaacgtataatcggcttgtggaattctctgccacaagatgtggtgacagccaacaacctggatggctttaagaggggtttggataagttcatggaggagaggtctatcaacggcctccatgaagttatctgctgaagggctataggccacctccagcctcaaagacaggatgcctctgagtaccagttgcaggggagtcacagcaggagggagggcatgccctcagctcctgcctgtggctcccagtggcatctggtgggccattatgtgaaacaggatgctggactagatgggcttccttgggcctgatccagcagggctgtgcttctgttcttaagtgtagcccttcccagtgctttcctcctagagctcttaagagggggCTCGTCTTTCACAcagagccctcccagcactgaggaaagcacagcactaaggatgtgcagaactggtttgattgtgaaccagTCCACTgcaaactgggccggttcaagCTGGTTCGTCAGCCCAGCCAGTGGAGTCGACCGAACCTATTCAGGGACCCACACTTCGGTCCAAATTCGTACCGAACTGCGGAagacagtccatgcacacccctacacaggactgtgtggaggtcaacacagtgggaaatggctctcacacagaAGGTTTTTTGCCCAattggcccctgcttgaaaaatagcggATATCCACTGCCCTAAGGGCTGCTGAAGGCCACTGAGGGTACCAAACAAACTAACAGCAAAGAaggctgcttcccccacccagaCCCAACAAGGGCATAAAATTCCCAACACAAGTTCAAGAGGCATCAGCCTGATATGGACAGGAACAGGGAGGTCCAGTCCTTTGTCCTCAATGTACAGCCAGCCACCACCTTAGCCTGAAGACCACCATTAAGCAGGCCATAAACTCAAGGTATTTCCAGCAGAACTAGGTCACCAGATGgcaatggactacaactcccatcatccccaatggtctgtggccaaggatgatgagagttgtagtccaacaacatctagggacccaaggttgagcatCCTTGCCCCAACACACCCGTTGAGCATCCTTGCCCCAACACACCCGTGCATTCATTCAGAAGCCGGGTGCGTCATCTCCTTTTAAAGATATTTTGTCCCCAGCGGCTTCTAATTTTAAGGAGTCCAGGGTCTGGAATGTACGACTCCACATGTCCTACAGATGGCACCATCTCACCTGAAATACGTTCCTGGAAACAGCCGCCAAACtcttgcaggagagagaggaaggtgtCTGGGACCTCAAATTCCACGGGCCCATCACTCTCCAGTTTCGCTTTTTTGGCTCGGGAGCAAGACACCCCTAGAGGATTGAAGGGAAGAAAGCATGCACAAAAGCAAGAGGAGAAATTGGCTGAATTAAGCTCATATTACCAGTCCCACTCCAGAATAATTATTTCAAAGGTGCAGCACATCCAAAGTATGGGTCCTtaactttaaatttaaaaaatgccaccATTGGAAGCATACTGATGTTTCCCTTTGCTGTTCTACGTGTTCCCCACAAAAAAGCACATGCTACAGCTCTCCTGAGACTGTTCCTCTTCAGGATGCAGGTGGGAGAAAtcacatgtttgaatgctcccccatgtCACAAATCCCATGGCTCATGGGAAGCTAGCAGGTCAGAGGACCAGTGTGGCTAAGCTAGACTGCTCCTTGATGGGGAAGTTCCGGGAAGGGGGGGTGTTTAACATCCAAAATGGTACAGGCTTAGGAGACTGTACTATGCACTCGGGCTGTTCTCGTGATCAGAATTTGGGTAGGACGAGCATCCTATTCAAGTTCAGGAGCTGCATGCGTTcccaatttcttttttttttccccgttcaaattttattgagttttaataataataataaccataacaatcatcacaatcataatgaacacaaattgacttcccgcgcacctcttttcatgataccaactataaattttacccttatagtaatattaattaaaccttccaccaccattaatcagcccaacctgcatttcagatttcaaatcctgctgtaagatccatagtaggaaaataattctttaaataaaccaacatGCGTTCCCAATTCTGCGAGTATAAAACAAGATCAGAGATCGGGGTCTTGCTCATGTGCTAAACCTCAGCTGGGTAGAAgcgtttttcctcctacctcattccgaAGTTGGGATGTGTCAAAACACGATCCGCATCCGAATCGCGGGCACattccctttaaagcagaggagggTAGGTCCACACCTGCCTGTCACCACTTCTGTAATGgtggcgctccccccagctatgagcATCTCCTAGCTGCCCCTGCGCGACGCCAGCAAATCACatctatttgcatggtcagcaactatgtgcatgctggcatcagCTGGGAAATGGTATGCGGTCATTATGGAAAtggcagcaagcagaggaggagcaggcttggatctgctctcctccactttaaaggggctgcatAAGGCCTTGGTTTTAAAGAGACTGCACCCGCGATTCGGATGCCGAATCGCATTTCGGCACGTCCCTATTCTGAAGATGGGAACAGAGTCTGGGGAGGGTGtggttgtcctacccagctgagaTGGGGCACATGATTAAGGTCACCACCTCTGACCCTGGTTTACACTCACAGACAATCAGAAATCGGCACGCAGCTCCCGAACTGGGGTCGGATGCTTGTACTATCCAAGTCCTGATCACGAGAACAGCCCTAATGTTTCTCAACATACTGATCAGCACCCTGACAAGGGTGAAGAGGAAGAGCTTCAGaagtgctctagagcagggattctatgtgttgggtccccagatgttattggacttcaactcccataatccccagccccagtggcctttggttggggattatgggagctgaagtccaataacatctgggtacccaacacatagaatccctgctctagaatatcCCATCTCAGCACTGGATGCATTTCCTTCCCTCCGCCCCCAACATCCTTAAACGATGCATGACCTACTCACCGGCCCCTGGGATCCCCCGGCCTCCATCAGACCCGACTCGGACCCCTGCGAGTGTCTGCAGCAGCGTCCGCACCACAAAGCTGGCATGGGCATCTGAGGCAAAGACCGACAGCTCCTCCTGCGAGGCCCTCCCCAGCTCTAGGACgaggtcctccagcatcccagcatcctcagctccATCCCTGATCAGCAATGGGGCTCTCAGCAGAGCGGCCTCCAGGATGTGAGCCCCGCAGGGGTTGCGGGCCGTAAGGGGCAAGGAGGGGATCAGGGCCCGCAGGAGGCGGCACAAACTGACGGAGGAGGCAGAAGGCAGGAGGGCCTGGAGGAGCAGGGACCCTGCGGCATCCAGGGCGAGAGGCACAGCCACCGCCTCTGCCTCCTCCAAGACATTGCCAACAAACAAACCTGGGTGGGGTTAAAAGGAAGAGGATGTTACACAGGGGAATCAAATCCGAGAGCCAGTGGTGTCGTGATTAGAGTATGAGACTAGGAcaaggaagacccgagttcaaatccccgttcagccatgaaatacACTGAGTGACTCtcagccagtcacttttctctcagcctatgctacctcgcagggctgttgtgaggataaatataatgatgcacaccactctgggatccctGGAgtaagagcagcatataaatgaaaacaaaacaaatataaaaagctGTGCCCTGTATACAGGAGCTATTTTGCACAACTATTCCCACTTTTGCTAGCCATGGGGAGGGGTGAAGACGACAGAGGTCCAGCACACATTTTGTACCCTGCCCTGAGCTTCATGtaggaagaagaagagacacaGATTAGGCCGCTGCTGCAAACAGCAAGCTCCGATGAACATTAtgctacatttttatcctgcctttcctcaagGAACTCAGAGCAGCAGCCTCCCCTTGATCCTCCCAACAAGCCTGCAAAGTAGGCTAGGCTGTGAAGAGAGTGGCCAGCCCAAGGACTCTCACTGAATGACATGGCCTCAAGGAGATCTGAACCCAGGATTCCCTGTACCCAGCCCAACAGTCTAACCACATTCCATCCAGTTGACGCAAAAATTTCCATCTCCCAGCAaccagcttaggaacataggaagcttccagatgctgagtcagacccttggtccatctagctcagtattgtctacacagactggcagcggcttctccaaggttgcaggcctgagtctctcccagccctatcttggaaatgctgccagggagggaactgggaaccttctgctcttcccagagcggctccatcccctgaggggaatatcttgcagtgcccacacatcaagtctcccattcagatgcaaccagggcagaccctgcttagctatggggacaagtcatgcttgctgacacaagaccagctctcctctccaaaattactggagatgccggggatcgAACCCGGGGCCTCATACATGCAAAACATGCGCTTTAATCTATGACAGGACCCACTTCCAGCCACAATGCCACAGTATAGAAACACACTTAGGAGTATTAAAGTGGGATCTAGGAAACCTACATTGTACTCTCTCAAGGGGCCCAAAGTTGGTGTATGAATTGTATGAAAAGTTGACGTATGAATgagagacgtgtgagcactgtaagatattcccctcaggtgatggggccgctctaggaagagcatctgcctgcttgcatgcagaaggttcccagttccctccctggcagcatctccaagatagggctgagagagactcctgcctttaacctcggagaagctgctgccagtctgtgcagccaatactgagctagctggaccaagggtctgactcggtataaggcagcttcccatgttcctaagtcAAATCAGGGGTTCTCACTTGTGAGTCCCCaaatattgttgaactacaactcccatcatccccaaccactgtggatggggatgatggaatcTGTAGTGCAACAATATCTAgcaacccaaggctgagaacccaaCCCCCCAGGGTTAAGTTGTTTTGCCCAGAAAAGCACCTAGGCTCACGTGGCAGAGCTCTGATGGAGGAGAGTCCTGTATGCCTTTCTTTCAAAAACGGGACATGGCAGAAATGTGTGTTTAACCATGAAAGGGAAGCGAGCAAGACAGGTATGCCAGCCAGTACTGGGGAGACCAGAGACCGCAGCCAGTTTGTCCCACACAAAGTCATTAACACAGAGCtctacaactttggccctctggcagtttctggactacaactcccatcatcaccagccaccaattatcagggatgatgggagttgtagtccaacatctgcaagagggctgaagttgtgcagccctgcattaaCCCCTGCTCTTCTCCAGCCAGCTTTTGCTGTCCTATCGCCAACTTCACTCACTTCCTTTTTTCCCCCagggggaaatcccccccccagttcttcccccccccccaaggccttcacatctctagtacAAACCTCTAGTTCTCTAacctctttttttaattttatttttattttattatatttatatcccactcttcctcctaggagaCATGGTTtatgtttaacctcacaacaactctgcgaagtaggttaggctgagagagaagtgactggctcagagtcacccagcaagtttcatggctgaatggggatttgaactcaggtctccccggtcttaggcaagcactctaaccactacactacaccaccacccccacatccaccaccacccaaaaaaaGAGTCTTACCTTTCTCTTCCTCTGAGTCAAACCCTGATTTAAAGGTTTCGTGAGCTCGGCGGAAATATTCAGACGTCGCAGGCTCCAATTTGGGGAGCAAGCCCCCCTTGTTTTCTTTAGAGCCCCCTTCTTGAGATGAAGCAGCGGGTGAAGGCCGTTTCCTTCGTTCTTTCTTGTGTCCAGCTCCTTTCTGGCGTTGTGGGGGGACCCCCATAGCTCCGACGGGGTCTCTCAGGTCTTGTAATACTCAAGCTGTGGTTGGGAAATCAACAGTTATTCAAGACGGGGAGCAAGAAGAATCACCACCCAGGAAGGAGCACAATGGAAAGCAGGTGGGCTAAGCGGAGGGTGGCAGTGGCAACTTGCCACTGGCAAGGTGATCTATCCAGGTTCTAATCCCTGTTCAGCAATGAAGCTCACTGAGCGCCGCTGGTCCAGTCACTATCCCTCAGCACagtctaccttgcagggttgttgctaAGGGCAAATTGGGGGAGAGAGCCaagctctgagcttcttggaggaaaagtggaataAACACATCCTAGCTCAGTGGGGTCACCAAacgtggatccccagatgttgctggactgcaattcccatcaccctctTTGTCCATTGTGGcatgagatgatgggagttgtagtctagcagcatctggggacccaagtttgagaaaccccgCCCCCGAACTAGCTAACTAATTAAGaactaattgtttttattctgaaacattgttttgttttttattctgcATTTACACTTGTACTTAAGTTATGCACACTGCCAAGGGATGCACatagacggtataaaaatatgataaataaatatttatttatagtgTAGCAACAGAGAAGAGATAACATACcataaatctatctatctctctcctCGCTGGAAAGACAGCCTTTAGCTGTACCTTCAGCAGGGAAAAACAGGACATTATTTTCCTCCTCCACCATCAGGACATCTCTACACCCATTGCATTTCTGCCTGTAGCACAGGCTGTTCCCGGCACAGAAGCCTTGCCAAAAAAAGCTGCCAACTAGACAGTCAACCCTAATGCCCGTTTACTCCGAAGTCAAGTCTGCGGCGCTGGACTGGGGCTCAGAAATGCAACCAAGGAAAGCGACCTAGGAGGAGAGTGCTAGATCGGAAGTCCCAGGAAGGATTTGTATGATCTGAAAATCAGGAAACGGGAAGATCAAGGACTCACCCGGAAGGTTTCACAGGCTGTTGCTGGACTTTGCACAAAAAAGGTAAAAATGGAAATTGCAAAAAAGCCCCCACATTTCTTCCATGCAGGCTAGCAAGGTGCAatcaggctgcatcccagcatgcACTGCGCCCGCAGCATGGTCCCACCCACTCGCTGCGCTCGAAATGCGTTGCGAGGAGGAGAAACGATTTTGCCACGCTGCATCCCAGCATGCACCGCGCAAGGAAGTTTGCCCCTTAGCCCGGGAGGCATTGCGCCGAGCGCGCACGCGCACACGCACCCGTTGGCTGAGCCGCCCATGTGCCACTGGAATGCGGTTTTGATTGGATTAAAGAGTGagcgtgcatgtgtgtgcctCAAATATTATTTTAAGCAAAATGCTTTCAGGGCAGCGTCATACTGGCCAAAGGTGATTGGATGCAAAGTGGGAACAGTGAATGCTTGTGGGATGATTTAATGAACTTCAGCCTAGGATCTGCCGGGTGCACTGCCTTTTTTTATGCCTAGTTTTATGTTTGCAAAAAAATCAGTCTTCTTTGAGGCACTGAATGCATATTTGTTCTTCCCTTCCTTGGGGCTCTCAGTCGTCCGGAATTGTCACCAGTAGCCCTGTGACTCTTGAAAGCAGTCCTGAAGATCTGAATGACAAGATGTTGTGACAAATTACTAGGGACAGGGGATTTCCAGGGATGATTTCTGTCAGACGTGGCAACCCTGCTTCCGTATAAGGATCTTAAGACAGCATAGTATtagtttatttatcaaatttgttcaccgccccaaactttaatctctgggcggtttacagtgacacaaaacaagtttaaaaacacagaaaataaaaaccttaaaacaatttaaaaccacagacaaattaaaaagcttgggtgaaaagataagccttcaagtgcttttttaaaagttgtcagagttggggaggctcatatttcagtagggagcattcCTGCCTTCTCTCTTCACAACAAACCATTTCATTCAGACCACAACCCAGAATGATAGGATCAAGGTGTGTGTTTAGAGAGACAGCTAATTCAGCATTATTTTCCTTTCAGAAGGCATACTGCATAGTGTTTGTTCACCCTCAGTGTCTCCTTTGCAGTCACAAAGGCTCTATGTCTTCTTATGCTAACAGGCCAACATTCAACTGAGAaagcttcctccttcctcttgctcCATGCCAGGGAAAGCTCTACCTGTAGAATCCCTGCCCTCGATGTAGCTTTTGAAGGTATAGAACCCTGGTCAGGAATTAATGGTTGCCACCTTAATTTTTGTATATGAATAAAAAATACAGTTGATGGTCTGAGAAAGGAATACAATTTGGGATATGGAGCATTCTCCCTGACCCTGTCCACCCTGGCTCTGTTTTCAGGCCGAGCCCGATAGAAGAAGCAGGCACCTATCACCCTCCCTGTCCCAGAAGACTTCTGGGGAAAGACAGATCTAGGTGTGCACACCTTCCCTTCCCAAAATAGCCACGGACCTTGTGGCCTGGATGAATAATAGTATTAATTGTAATAGCAGGTTGTCAAGTTCCCCTTTAGGAAAAGGGCTCGGACAGACCTGGCCACCAGGTGTTCCCTACCTAAGGAATATAATTCATCTCCAAGTGTCAGCTTTTTTGTTTCCCTTTCCTTCAGGCCTAGACCTGAGCTAGATCTCCCTAGGGTGGGAAATTCTGCCGGCCTGAAAGGTGTGCCTGCTAATTCCTTTGCCATCACCACTTCTTTTCCATCTGCTATGTAACCAGGAAGAAATTGACTTAAGAAAGTCAAAGCCACCATCCAAATAAGTGGAGTCTTTCTTGACTTTAATGGTAGCTTTATATGGGTGCCAAAAAGGTGTTGGGCCCAAAGTGATTCAGATGatcaagtttgtttatttattctttatttatttaaaatatttataccctgcccctcccgtGCAATACTGCTtcgggcggcttacaacaataaaatacacaCAGATACAAgacataaaattaatttttttttaaagtcagattaaaagcaatgattaggttcaaattaaaactgaaaattataaaaagctaaagaagctaccagataacaaaataatgatattaaaaagcctccttcaAAAGGTGTGCtgtaagattaaaaaaaaacaaaaacactgagggagggatcaGTGGTGGCCAGTTTCCAAAGGCCACACAATTTCTTCAGCCTGGAAGAATTTCTGAAGATGAATTCTGTGTAGCCTTGACATTTGATACTCTCTCTGTCCCTCCCTAAACTGAGCAATATGAagtgtaaatattcatagtttgCTATGAAATATGAACGATTCATAGTTTCCTCTCCGAATAGGTCATGGAGAGGGTTGAAAGAAAgggagacttttttaaaaatgttgttgatGCAACATTTTTACTGTAAGTGTAGCACCACCCCCTGAAAGCAGCAATTATGAATAATTATTCACAATGGCAAGGTTACATTCATGCTGAGTCATAGCAGGGATGGTGGCAGGTTTGGGGTGAAAATGAGGACATAGAAACCGAGCCCCTTTGAGGGAAATGTTCAATTTCATAAAGGTGCCCAGTGGATTCTACttctcctgattgattgattgattgattgattgattgattaagtgctgtcaagtcggtgtcgactcttagcaactacatagatagattctctccaggatgatcagtcttcaacttggccttgaaggtctctcagtggtgcattcattgctgtcgtcatcaagtccatccaccttgttgctggtcgtcttcttcttctcttgccttcaattttccccagtattatagatttctcaagggagctgggtcttcgcatagagTCCGAAGTaggataatttgagcctggtggtcatttgtgcctcgagtgaaaatt
Coding sequences within it:
- the NOP9 gene encoding nucleolar protein 9 isoform X1 encodes the protein MGVPPQRQKGAGHKKERRKRPSPAASSQEGGSKENKGGLLPKLEPATSEYFRRAHETFKSGFDSEEEKGLFVGNVLEEAEAVAVPLALDAAGSLLLQALLPSASSVSLCRLLRALIPSLPLTARNPCGAHILEAALLRAPLLIRDGAEDAGMLEDLVLELGRASQEELSVFASDAHASFVVRTLLQTLAGVRVGSDGGRGIPGAGVSCSRAKKAKLESDGPVEFEVPDTFLSLLQEFGGCFQERISEFISNKFFSLCLQVALEVLHRKLPEACSQLCRSVVAYLSSCNPSAGQSVLLVFLKDATCSRVLDKVLEVSDPKALRSFYKDHVKGQLQVLASHGVANFTLQRLIQAASCKLLGKLFEELSPGLEEILALEHSGVITALLGACRKHGAHQQEALQLLMEAFHCWEPPSRQLACAPLIASVLAYEVYYGEEEEEAPSQSKTEAPRPLSTVSYHGSLMLQHLLHFADPSAVLRSLAAMAPADLVALACDPAGSHVFDALLVSPSVPEKQRRKVLRLLKGCYVSLACSKHGSRVLDAVWSKATLPAKREMAQELAEHEQQLRHDPFGHHLIRNFALTHFLKRRQDWERHQEAEKKRRELFAEILED
- the NOP9 gene encoding nucleolar protein 9 isoform X2; translated protein: MGVPPQRQKGAGHKKERRKRPSPAASSQEGGSKENKGGLLPKLEPATSEYFRRAHETFKSGFDSEEEKGLFVGNVLEEAEAVAVPLALDAAGSLLLQALLPSASSVSLCRLLRALIPSLPLTARNPCGAHILEAALLRAPLLIRDGAEDAGMLEDLVLELGRASQEELSVFASDAHASFVVRTLLQTLAGVRVGSDGGRGIPGAGVSCSRAKKAKLESDGPVEFEVPDTFLSLLQEFGGCFQERISEFISNKFFSLCLQVALEVLHRKLPEACSQLCRSVVAYLSSCNPSAGQSVLLVFLKDATCSRVLDKVLEVSDPKALRSFYKDHVKGQLQVLASHGVANFTLQRLIQAASCKLLGKLFEELSPGLEEILALEHSGVITALLGACRKHGAHQQEALQLLMEAFHCWEPPSRQLACAPLIASVLAYEVYYGEEEEEAPSQSKGCYVSLACSKHGSRVLDAVWSKATLPAKREMAQELAEHEQQLRHDPFGHHLIRNFALTHFLKRRQDWERHQEAEKKRRELFAEILED
- the NOP9 gene encoding nucleolar protein 9 isoform X3 yields the protein MGVPPQRQKGAGHKKERRKRPSPAASSQEGGSKENKGGLLPKLEPATSEYFRRAHETFKSGFDSEEEKGVSCSRAKKAKLESDGPVEFEVPDTFLSLLQEFGGCFQERISEFISNKFFSLCLQVALEVLHRKLPEACSQLCRSVVAYLSSCNPSAGQSVLLVFLKDATCSRVLDKVLEVSDPKALRSFYKDHVKGQLQVLASHGVANFTLQRLIQAASCKLLGKLFEELSPGLEEILALEHSGVITALLGACRKHGAHQQEALQLLMEAFHCWEPPSRQLACAPLIASVLAYEVYYGEEEEEAPSQSKTEAPRPLSTVSYHGSLMLQHLLHFADPSAVLRSLAAMAPADLVALACDPAGSHVFDALLVSPSVPEKQRRKVLRLLKGCYVSLACSKHGSRVLDAVWSKATLPAKREMAQELAEHEQQLRHDPFGHHLIRNFALTHFLKRRQDWERHQEAEKKRRELFAEILED